One segment of Gammaproteobacteria bacterium DNA contains the following:
- a CDS encoding YjbH domain-containing protein, translating to MIRQYWRWALAFGCAALSPTIFAEQAPQFDILNDYGEVGLLQTPTARVSKKGEFAVGVSTVRPYNQLQFSLQVLDRLEAVFRYTEVSNRLYGPESFSGDQSYKDRSVDAKFVLLHEGPHWPSLAVGARDVGGTGLFSGEYLVANRRWYDWDFSLGIGWGRLGARGDLDNPLTEISDDFSDRSTDGTPGNSGFDRLFRGEEVGLFGGVRWSSPWPGLSFVAEWDGNDYESEALDNDQDVSFPLNLGMNWRPNRIVDTSLGWERGSILTARVSFRTNFNEAQGVPKFLDPPMPKLRRPQDQLPDFPDKAQKSADTDATLGSAEIETLRPGTTMRLRQAMAEQGFGLQGYSYQADTGTLTVWYAQSRYRSQAEAFGRLSRVLAQRAPPEVSNFTLIEVYLGFEAYRVNLVRSEVERLALGRAAPEEAERAIRVSGPDLFSHWQQQGGTQDYPGLSFSSGPGWRQHVGGPDGFYLFQLWWKLGASLSLAPNWSISTQVGANIYNNFDKLELQSDSVLPHVRSDIAQYLKEGKNNLVRLETNYFFPVGESWYGRVSAGLFEEMYGGIAGEVLYRPFQSPLALGLDVARVRKRDYDQRLDFLDYQVTTGHLTAYYDMRAIDTLVQFSYGRYLAGDWGGTLNIAHFFDSGVSVGAFATRTNVSAEDFGEGSFDKGFYVNIPMDLFFARSTRRRAPILFRPLTRDGGQMVRDGIRLYGATETVPPLGGKARSGLIR from the coding sequence ATGATCCGCCAATACTGGCGCTGGGCGCTGGCGTTCGGCTGCGCCGCGCTCAGCCCGACCATTTTTGCCGAACAGGCGCCGCAGTTCGATATCCTCAACGACTACGGGGAAGTCGGCCTGTTGCAGACGCCCACTGCACGCGTCTCGAAAAAAGGCGAATTCGCCGTGGGCGTCTCCACGGTACGCCCCTACAACCAGCTGCAATTCTCGCTGCAGGTCCTGGATCGCCTGGAGGCCGTATTCCGCTACACCGAAGTGAGCAACCGGCTCTATGGGCCGGAAAGCTTCAGCGGCGACCAGAGCTACAAGGATCGATCGGTCGATGCCAAATTCGTGCTGCTTCATGAGGGTCCGCACTGGCCGTCGCTGGCGGTCGGCGCGCGCGACGTGGGCGGTACCGGGCTGTTCTCGGGCGAATACCTCGTTGCCAACCGGCGCTGGTACGACTGGGACTTCTCGCTGGGGATCGGCTGGGGACGCCTCGGCGCGCGTGGCGACCTGGATAATCCGCTCACCGAGATATCCGACGACTTTTCAGATCGCTCGACCGACGGCACGCCGGGCAACAGTGGGTTCGACCGCCTGTTCCGCGGCGAAGAGGTCGGCCTGTTCGGCGGCGTGCGCTGGAGCAGCCCCTGGCCGGGTCTGTCATTCGTCGCCGAATGGGATGGCAACGACTACGAGTCCGAGGCTCTGGACAACGATCAGGACGTAAGCTTCCCGCTCAACCTGGGGATGAACTGGCGTCCCAACCGCATCGTGGATACCAGCCTGGGCTGGGAGCGCGGCTCGATCCTCACGGCGCGCGTTTCGTTCCGGACCAACTTTAACGAAGCGCAGGGCGTCCCCAAGTTCCTCGATCCGCCGATGCCCAAGCTTCGGCGCCCCCAGGATCAACTCCCGGACTTTCCAGACAAGGCGCAGAAGTCCGCAGACACGGATGCCACGCTGGGCAGCGCGGAGATCGAAACGCTCAGGCCCGGCACAACCATGCGCTTGCGCCAGGCGATGGCGGAGCAAGGTTTCGGTCTGCAAGGTTATTCGTATCAAGCCGACACCGGAACACTCACGGTTTGGTATGCGCAAAGCCGGTACCGCTCCCAGGCGGAAGCATTCGGCAGGTTGTCGCGCGTTCTGGCGCAGCGGGCGCCGCCCGAGGTCAGCAATTTCACATTGATCGAGGTCTATCTCGGATTTGAAGCGTATCGAGTGAATCTGGTGCGCAGCGAAGTCGAGCGCCTGGCGCTGGGCCGTGCCGCACCCGAGGAGGCCGAGCGCGCGATTCGCGTGTCCGGCCCGGACCTGTTCTCGCACTGGCAGCAACAGGGTGGAACCCAGGACTACCCCGGACTGTCGTTTTCCTCGGGTCCCGGCTGGAGGCAACACGTCGGTGGGCCGGATGGCTTCTACCTGTTCCAGCTCTGGTGGAAACTGGGCGCCTCCCTGTCGCTGGCCCCCAACTGGAGCATCTCGACCCAGGTGGGAGCCAACATCTACAACAATTTCGACAAGCTCGAACTTCAGTCCGACAGCGTGCTGCCGCATGTGCGCAGCGATATTGCGCAGTATCTCAAGGAAGGAAAGAACAACCTGGTCAGGCTGGAGACCAACTACTTCTTTCCGGTAGGCGAATCCTGGTATGGCCGGGTATCCGCCGGCCTGTTCGAAGAAATGTACGGCGGCATCGCCGGCGAAGTGCTGTACCGCCCGTTCCAGAGCCCGCTCGCCCTGGGCCTGGACGTGGCACGCGTTCGCAAGCGGGATTACGACCAGCGCCTCGACTTCCTGGACTATCAGGTCACGACCGGCCATCTCACCGCGTACTACGACATGCGCGCCATCGACACGCTCGTCCAGTTCAGTTACGGGCGTTATCTTGCCGGTGACTGGGGCGGCACGCTCAACATCGCCCACTTCTTCGACAGCGGCGTTTCGGTCGGGGCATTCGCCACCAGAACCAATGTTTCAGCCGAAGATTTTGGCGAAGGCTCGTTCGACAAAGGGTTTTATGTGAATATCCCGATGGACCTGTTTTTTGCCCGGTCCACACGGCGGCGCGCACCCATCCTGTTCCGACCGCTGACCCGCGATGGTGGCCAGATGGTCCGAGACGGAATTCGCCTGTACGGAGCAACCGAGACGGTACCGCCGCTCGGCGGCAAGGCCCGTAGCGGACTCATCCGGTAA
- a CDS encoding SLBB domain-containing protein → MRFELPARRRLIGEWVRCAATALVLFGCGIAAAQSGSPDILDTLSPEQRQQLIDAYAESRPMGSNDGSFEQYGSGEVPQARGSDGGSGVQDDPVLGAERQRQARQRVLQLRRQYLRFTDTPFSANLEPFGYSLFIGAAPSTFAPVDNFPVPADYVVGPGDLIRVQIYENNNASYALEISRDGAINIPGIGPVDVAGLRFAEVQQTVQDQIEQRIIGAKADVTLGRLRSMQVFLVGDVNQPGSYTVSSLSTMTNALFQGGGVGLSGSLRKIQLKRGGRVVSTLDLYDLLIRGDAHADLRLMPGDVIFVPPVGAQVAVDGEVKRPAIYELDGERTVGQMLELAGGLQASSSAAATIERVSPSHGRVIVDIGRDGVIERSAPVHDGDAIKIKQVSPRIEDKVRVEGFVKYPGRYQWSAGMSLADVLQVAAPLSSDSGEEAYFPAILIERTTEAGGVRRWSALQRGPGGLVPAESLRPNDLIVVLSRSDVEYLSSSDVRSAVAGGGRQVSSCPGLDQLTRLLSSQRASRLVQIFASERDSFGMSDQWGDIQEAANGDARNRDDSAYDGYLPATPGQQAQNRDQALILGQGTANGQGDAFITGNGQAGRSARLVSSDPRSQLPSTAAGQQLAPPSQCPRIYQRVPQILPFLLERSVAVFGEVRRPGLYPVADGTALRSVVDAAGGLTAEGNRENVEYVSYAQALETGQSRYQTLDVGQDQTLAIDMHPGDILNFRPVYVGQENGVVRLYGEVRFPGAYSIIRGERLSDIIRRAGGLTDQAYPYGAVLTRESARRAEQITNQRAAKDLREALVTAVTSGALPDSDASSGFLSGIVQSLESSPTVGRVVTETDPQVLAARPELDIVVEPGDKLYMPKRPATVTVTGQVLNAGTVAFVSGRDASEYIDMAGGFTQGADDERAFLILPSGQARKLETSFWNFRRIDVPPGSYIVVPRDATPLNGWVLSEKLLGIFSNLAVSAAALAVIGDNN, encoded by the coding sequence GTGAGATTTGAGCTGCCTGCCCGCCGCCGGCTGATTGGTGAATGGGTTCGATGTGCCGCCACGGCCTTGGTACTTTTCGGCTGCGGAATTGCCGCTGCGCAGAGCGGTTCGCCAGACATTCTGGATACGCTCAGCCCCGAGCAGCGCCAGCAGTTGATCGACGCCTACGCAGAATCCCGGCCCATGGGGTCGAATGATGGCTCGTTCGAGCAATACGGTTCCGGCGAAGTCCCCCAGGCGCGCGGCAGCGACGGTGGCTCCGGGGTTCAGGATGATCCGGTGCTCGGTGCCGAACGGCAGCGGCAGGCCCGTCAACGCGTTCTGCAACTCAGACGGCAGTACCTCCGGTTTACGGACACTCCCTTTTCGGCCAATCTCGAGCCCTTCGGATACAGCCTGTTCATCGGCGCGGCGCCCAGCACATTCGCGCCCGTTGACAACTTCCCGGTGCCGGCCGATTACGTCGTCGGCCCGGGTGATCTGATCCGGGTCCAGATCTACGAAAACAACAACGCCTCCTACGCTCTGGAGATCAGCCGGGACGGGGCAATCAACATTCCAGGTATCGGACCCGTCGATGTCGCCGGACTTCGTTTCGCGGAAGTCCAGCAGACCGTTCAGGATCAGATAGAGCAGCGCATCATCGGCGCCAAGGCGGATGTCACCTTGGGGCGGCTACGCTCGATGCAGGTATTCCTGGTCGGCGATGTCAACCAGCCCGGCTCCTATACCGTCAGTTCGCTCAGCACCATGACCAATGCCCTCTTTCAGGGCGGCGGTGTCGGGCTCTCCGGTTCCTTGCGCAAGATTCAGCTGAAGCGTGGGGGTCGTGTGGTGTCCACCCTGGATCTCTACGACCTGTTGATCCGTGGTGACGCCCACGCCGATTTGCGACTGATGCCGGGCGATGTGATCTTCGTGCCCCCGGTCGGCGCCCAGGTGGCAGTCGATGGCGAAGTCAAACGACCGGCGATCTATGAACTCGACGGCGAACGGACCGTCGGACAGATGCTGGAGCTGGCGGGTGGCTTGCAGGCCTCCTCTTCGGCCGCCGCAACCATCGAACGGGTTTCGCCCTCGCACGGACGCGTCATCGTCGATATCGGGCGTGACGGGGTGATCGAACGTTCCGCGCCGGTGCACGACGGCGATGCGATCAAGATCAAGCAGGTCTCTCCGAGGATCGAAGACAAGGTCCGGGTCGAAGGTTTCGTCAAATATCCCGGACGCTACCAGTGGAGCGCGGGCATGAGTCTCGCGGATGTGTTGCAGGTCGCCGCGCCGCTGTCGTCGGATAGCGGAGAGGAAGCCTACTTCCCCGCCATCCTGATCGAACGCACCACCGAGGCGGGCGGCGTGCGCCGCTGGTCCGCATTGCAGCGCGGGCCGGGAGGGCTGGTGCCGGCAGAGTCGCTGCGCCCGAATGATCTGATCGTCGTCCTGAGCCGGTCTGATGTCGAGTACCTGAGCTCTTCGGACGTTCGCTCGGCCGTGGCCGGCGGTGGCCGCCAGGTTTCGTCCTGTCCCGGGCTCGATCAATTGACGAGGCTGCTGTCGTCGCAGCGGGCATCCCGCCTGGTCCAGATTTTTGCGTCCGAGCGTGATTCCTTCGGCATGTCCGATCAATGGGGCGATATTCAGGAGGCGGCGAACGGGGACGCGCGAAATCGCGACGATAGCGCGTACGACGGTTATCTGCCGGCAACGCCGGGGCAGCAGGCACAGAACAGGGATCAGGCTCTGATTCTTGGTCAGGGCACTGCGAACGGGCAGGGCGATGCGTTCATCACCGGAAATGGCCAGGCCGGGCGCAGCGCCAGGCTGGTGTCGTCGGACCCGCGTTCGCAGTTGCCATCGACTGCCGCGGGGCAGCAACTTGCTCCCCCCAGTCAGTGTCCCCGGATCTATCAGCGCGTCCCGCAGATCCTACCGTTTCTGCTGGAACGTTCGGTCGCGGTATTCGGGGAGGTCCGCCGTCCGGGGCTTTATCCGGTGGCCGATGGAACGGCCCTGCGCAGCGTGGTCGATGCTGCTGGCGGCCTGACGGCGGAAGGCAATCGCGAGAATGTCGAATACGTTTCCTATGCCCAGGCCCTGGAAACGGGACAGTCGCGCTATCAGACCCTGGACGTCGGTCAGGATCAGACCTTGGCGATCGACATGCACCCGGGCGATATCCTCAACTTCAGGCCGGTGTATGTCGGCCAGGAAAACGGCGTGGTGCGGCTGTATGGCGAGGTCCGGTTTCCGGGCGCGTACAGCATCATTCGTGGCGAGCGCCTGTCCGACATCATTCGTCGCGCCGGCGGGCTGACCGACCAGGCTTATCCCTATGGCGCTGTGCTGACGCGGGAGTCCGCGCGTCGTGCCGAGCAGATCACCAACCAGCGCGCCGCCAAGGATCTGCGCGAGGCGCTGGTGACCGCGGTGACCAGCGGTGCACTGCCGGATTCCGACGCTTCGTCCGGCTTTCTGTCCGGTATCGTCCAAAGCCTGGAAAGCAGTCCGACCGTTGGCCGGGTCGTGACCGAAACCGACCCGCAGGTGCTCGCCGCGCGCCCCGAGCTCGACATCGTGGTCGAGCCCGGCGACAAGCTCTACATGCCCAAGCGCCCCGCCACCGTCACGGTGACAGGGCAGGTGCTCAACGCCGGAACGGTGGCCTTCGTTTCGGGCCGTGATGCTTCGGAATACATCGACATGGCCGGCGGCTTCACCCAGGGGGCGGATGACGAACGCGCCTTTCTGATCCTGCCCAGTGGCCAGGCCCGAAAGCTTGAAACCTCGTTCTGGAATTTCCGCCGGATCGACGTGCCGCCTGGCAGCTATATCGTCGTTCCGCGTGACGCCACGCCGCTCAACGGATGGGTCTTGAGCGAAAAGTTGCTGGGCATCTTCTCCAACCTTGCGGTTTCGGCAGCAGCGCTGGCCGTGATCGGCGACAACAACTGA
- a CDS encoding H-NS histone family protein, producing the protein MATYKELVQQIEKLQQQAEDLRKKELQDVIAEVKAKIQQYGLSASDLGLSGGKSKSSSSAKGTVKPKYKNPVTGDTWTGRGRAPKWVVEAEAAGKKRESFLI; encoded by the coding sequence ATGGCGACGTACAAGGAACTGGTACAACAAATCGAAAAGCTTCAGCAGCAGGCTGAAGACCTCCGAAAGAAAGAGCTTCAGGACGTGATTGCTGAGGTCAAGGCAAAAATCCAGCAATATGGACTCAGCGCTTCCGATCTCGGACTTTCGGGCGGCAAGTCAAAATCGTCGTCGTCTGCCAAGGGGACCGTCAAGCCGAAGTACAAGAATCCGGTGACGGGCGATACCTGGACCGGCCGCGGCCGCGCCCCGAAGTGGGTTGTCGAAGCTGAAGCGGCCGGCAAGAAGCGGGAAAGCTTCCTGATCTGA
- a CDS encoding O-antigen ligase family protein codes for MRINPQAVVYAGFCLLGPIGALIPVPGLPSSFRFYYALLPIGIVVFACRGINRKVFTDFLIMMPVVVYMVISAGILYAYHDVSDLSNDDNPIVRVGLFTSMLLFALALGSYLWRNEPRSAESAVAERVLGLRLVLLGYVITLAAGYVFFVGYYLGVLSVEFIDKFQVLTQFGYGLLRFSPGSYPNEYGIVSSFMLSIWTLLIMQRIPLKQARSKLSLPMALLGPLYILTLAALFLTTTRAAYVAYVAALAYLVLRGGTAATKLKRVSIAAVAALVLVIGAQSYYDVLGLIEQGIRAFSDPNASAASRFVAWRYAWLQFCDSPLVGTGFGSQHGIHNTYLQFFFELGVLGSVLIGIAGLLLLGRYAQRPRRSGDQDSEDLSVLRVAKNLALLHVLWFAMSNHNLNHFLTWLCVLLMYMSAPPVSSSETSLVPAPLSGRLA; via the coding sequence ATGCGGATCAACCCCCAAGCCGTCGTCTATGCCGGGTTTTGTCTGCTGGGTCCGATCGGGGCCCTGATCCCGGTGCCGGGATTGCCGAGCTCCTTCCGGTTCTACTACGCCCTGTTGCCGATCGGCATCGTGGTTTTCGCGTGCCGGGGGATCAACCGGAAAGTCTTCACGGACTTTCTCATCATGATGCCGGTGGTGGTCTACATGGTGATCTCGGCCGGCATCCTGTACGCCTATCACGATGTTTCAGACCTCTCCAATGACGACAATCCGATCGTGCGCGTCGGCCTGTTCACGTCGATGCTGCTGTTCGCGCTGGCGCTTGGAAGCTATCTGTGGCGCAACGAGCCGCGAAGCGCCGAATCGGCAGTCGCCGAGCGGGTACTCGGGCTGCGTCTGGTTCTGTTGGGCTATGTCATCACGCTGGCGGCGGGCTATGTCTTTTTTGTCGGTTACTACCTTGGCGTTCTCTCCGTGGAGTTCATCGACAAATTCCAGGTGCTGACCCAGTTCGGCTATGGGCTGCTGCGCTTCTCGCCGGGCTCCTATCCCAACGAATACGGAATCGTTTCGAGTTTCATGCTGTCGATCTGGACCCTGCTGATCATGCAGCGCATACCCTTGAAGCAGGCCCGCTCGAAGCTGTCGCTGCCGATGGCACTGCTGGGTCCGCTGTACATCCTCACGCTGGCGGCCCTGTTTCTGACAACCACGCGCGCCGCCTATGTCGCCTACGTGGCCGCGTTGGCGTATCTCGTCCTTCGTGGCGGCACGGCGGCCACCAAGCTCAAGCGCGTATCGATCGCCGCGGTTGCCGCACTGGTGCTCGTCATCGGCGCTCAAAGCTACTACGACGTACTGGGCCTGATCGAACAAGGGATCAGGGCGTTTTCCGATCCCAATGCGAGCGCCGCTTCACGGTTTGTGGCCTGGCGCTACGCCTGGCTTCAGTTCTGTGACAGCCCGCTTGTCGGCACCGGCTTCGGTTCCCAGCACGGCATCCACAACACCTATCTCCAGTTCTTCTTCGAGCTGGGGGTGCTGGGCAGCGTACTCATCGGCATAGCGGGTCTGCTGCTGCTGGGGCGGTACGCTCAGCGGCCACGCAGGTCCGGCGATCAAGACAGCGAGGATCTGTCCGTATTGAGGGTTGCCAAGAATCTCGCCCTGCTGCATGTGCTCTGGTTCGCCATGAGCAACCACAACCTCAATCACTTTCTTACATGGTTATGTGTGCTGCTGATGTACATGTCCGCGCCACCGGTTTCCAGCAGCGAAACGAGCCTTGTGCCGGCGCCCTTGTCGGGACGGCTCGCTTGA
- a CDS encoding YjbF family lipoprotein: MSLNRRDFLGLAGAGLAAGCSANSSARLAYETLKAAYWTPRTYSLSAEEILAIPYSAMGFWAGNNPKAVLIMETLEPPYRATWRSEDRVLIETQNGLIASTAGLPNDLGRFEYSGIPVLGLEAISQLEGRPLNGTLDMLEPREYGVPFQARFEIGAETDLAILGLEHRVVPVVENLNFPTRRSELTNHYWFRRSDGVAIAGRRSFHEDAPALNWERLLKTA, translated from the coding sequence ATGTCGTTAAATCGCCGGGATTTTCTTGGATTGGCGGGTGCTGGTCTCGCGGCGGGATGTTCCGCCAACTCCAGTGCGCGGCTGGCCTATGAAACCTTGAAAGCTGCCTATTGGACGCCTCGCACTTATTCGCTGAGTGCTGAAGAGATTCTTGCGATCCCTTATTCGGCAATGGGGTTTTGGGCCGGCAACAATCCCAAGGCGGTCTTGATCATGGAAACGCTGGAGCCGCCCTATCGTGCAACCTGGCGCTCTGAAGATCGCGTGTTGATCGAAACCCAAAATGGATTGATTGCATCCACCGCGGGACTGCCAAATGATCTGGGCCGTTTCGAGTATTCGGGTATTCCCGTGTTGGGCTTGGAAGCAATTTCGCAGCTTGAGGGGCGCCCGCTGAATGGGACCTTGGATATGCTGGAGCCGCGAGAATACGGCGTACCATTTCAAGCCCGCTTCGAGATTGGTGCGGAAACCGACCTGGCCATTCTCGGTCTGGAACACCGGGTGGTTCCCGTGGTGGAGAATCTGAATTTCCCGACTCGCCGCTCGGAACTCACGAATCATTATTGGTTTCGACGCTCCGACGGTGTCGCGATTGCCGGCAGGCGTTCTTTCCATGAGGATGCGCCGGCCCTGAATTGGGAACGTCTGCTAAAGACTGCTTGA
- a CDS encoding glycosyltransferase family 4 protein encodes MTAPPDHIAGADSVAALKIAIAVRDPIGTGGGSVALQTARALIELGHEVVVVSDYPVPDLPNVDVIAFGQALKRWQPGFKVTSRIRHLAQLLVFSALGRMKLRKYENAGYITVDHNLEAWGGDVVVIHNVFGHQYRADHRPLLRRLPQFFNPAFHFRILRERIILRLGRVQTAVAVSEQTLEEARPYLRDGMRTGVVHNGVDLDRFVALPPQARTARRIEQGINGNFVALFVGHEFERKRLDLVLEAIAASAPDVVLWVVGGRVSNQSHYEDMARKLGVLDRVRFWGTRPDVEAFFQVADAFVLPSEYETWALVCLEAMAAGVPVIMSAVGCAPHVIEQGRNGYVVKPAAAEIAAALARMNADRMHHEAMRSAARTVAQAYSWSGVARQYLRLIQDAAPSRAP; translated from the coding sequence ATGACCGCACCACCCGACCATATCGCCGGAGCCGACAGTGTCGCGGCCCTGAAAATCGCGATTGCCGTACGAGACCCGATCGGCACCGGGGGCGGGAGCGTCGCGCTGCAGACCGCCCGTGCCTTGATCGAACTCGGCCATGAGGTTGTCGTGGTGTCCGATTATCCCGTTCCGGACCTGCCGAACGTGGATGTCATCGCGTTCGGTCAGGCGCTCAAGCGATGGCAGCCGGGCTTCAAAGTCACGTCGCGAATCCGGCACCTGGCGCAGCTTCTGGTGTTCTCCGCATTGGGAAGGATGAAGCTGCGCAAATATGAGAACGCAGGCTACATAACGGTCGATCACAACCTGGAGGCCTGGGGCGGTGACGTGGTCGTCATCCACAATGTATTCGGCCATCAATACCGGGCGGACCACAGGCCCTTGCTGAGGCGACTCCCACAGTTTTTCAATCCGGCCTTTCACTTCCGGATTCTCAGAGAGCGCATCATCCTGCGCCTGGGGCGCGTGCAAACCGCCGTCGCCGTTTCCGAGCAGACGCTCGAAGAAGCCCGCCCCTACCTCAGAGACGGCATGCGCACCGGCGTTGTCCACAATGGGGTCGATCTCGACCGTTTCGTGGCCTTGCCACCCCAGGCCAGAACCGCGCGCCGAATCGAACAGGGCATCAACGGAAACTTCGTCGCCTTGTTTGTCGGGCACGAATTCGAGCGCAAGCGTCTCGACCTCGTCCTGGAAGCCATTGCGGCCTCGGCACCGGATGTGGTCCTCTGGGTCGTCGGCGGGCGGGTCAGCAATCAAAGCCACTATGAAGACATGGCGCGCAAGCTCGGCGTTCTCGACCGCGTGAGGTTTTGGGGGACGAGACCGGATGTCGAAGCCTTCTTTCAGGTCGCGGACGCATTCGTCTTGCCGAGCGAATACGAAACCTGGGCGCTGGTATGCCTGGAAGCCATGGCTGCCGGAGTTCCCGTGATCATGAGCGCCGTGGGCTGCGCGCCGCATGTGATCGAGCAAGGCAGGAACGGCTACGTGGTGAAGCCGGCGGCGGCGGAAATCGCCGCGGCGCTGGCCCGGATGAATGCCGACCGGATGCACCATGAAGCGATGCGGAGCGCGGCGCGCACGGTCGCGCAGGCATACTCCTGGAGCGGCGTGGCGCGTCAGTATCTGAGGCTCATACAGGATGCCGCACCAAGCAGGGCGCCATGA
- a CDS encoding glycosyltransferase translates to MFKPSETFIYEQAGRLARYSPVYIGSRSFGDPGNRTVRGSAAKPDASSLRALSTALLPRARPFLPGLAQDRLSLIHCHFGVDGVYAVPLAQRLGIPLVTTLHGFDVTRTDLDCLRSGRPALVNGVLFRKRLAARGSMFLCVSEFIRQSALARGYPPDKLRVHYIGIDCERIAPRQGPGQPGMIVHVARLVEKKGTTYLLRAVAKLAPEFEDLRLVVIGDGPRRADLEAQAAALGIAGRCRFVGTLPNHEVMAWIRQAAVKVVPSITAADGDMEGFGIVNLEASAQGVPVVASESGGIGEAIVNEQTGLLCPERDVEALSASIRKLLLNPDLRTEMGLRGRARVEQSFNIARQTEKLESIYDEAIDAARLSRIA, encoded by the coding sequence TTGTTCAAGCCGTCGGAGACCTTCATCTATGAGCAGGCCGGCCGTCTCGCGCGGTATTCGCCGGTCTACATTGGTTCGCGGTCGTTCGGAGACCCCGGAAATCGAACCGTTCGCGGCAGCGCCGCAAAGCCCGACGCATCGTCGCTGCGGGCGCTCAGCACCGCGCTGCTGCCGCGCGCAAGACCGTTTTTGCCAGGGCTGGCGCAAGATCGCTTGAGTCTGATCCACTGCCACTTCGGTGTCGACGGCGTCTACGCCGTTCCGCTCGCGCAGCGCCTTGGTATTCCCCTGGTCACGACGCTGCATGGTTTTGACGTCACACGCACGGACCTCGACTGCCTGCGATCCGGTCGCCCGGCCTTGGTCAATGGCGTGCTGTTCCGGAAAAGGCTGGCTGCCCGGGGTTCGATGTTCCTGTGCGTCTCGGAGTTCATCCGCCAGTCCGCGCTGGCCAGGGGCTATCCGCCAGACAAGCTCAGGGTTCATTACATCGGCATCGACTGCGAGCGCATCGCACCCCGCCAAGGGCCGGGGCAGCCGGGGATGATCGTTCATGTCGCGCGTCTGGTGGAGAAGAAGGGCACGACCTATCTGCTCCGCGCGGTGGCGAAGCTTGCGCCGGAATTCGAGGATTTGCGGCTTGTTGTCATTGGTGACGGTCCGCGGCGCGCCGATCTGGAGGCGCAAGCCGCAGCGCTTGGAATTGCCGGCCGCTGCCGTTTCGTCGGCACCCTGCCAAATCACGAAGTGATGGCCTGGATTCGGCAGGCCGCCGTCAAGGTCGTTCCCAGCATCACCGCAGCCGACGGCGACATGGAAGGCTTTGGGATCGTGAACCTGGAAGCGAGCGCCCAGGGCGTACCGGTCGTCGCATCCGAATCCGGCGGAATCGGAGAGGCCATCGTCAATGAGCAGACCGGCTTGCTGTGCCCGGAACGCGATGTCGAGGCGCTATCCGCCAGCATCCGAAAGCTGCTCCTGAATCCGGATCTGAGAACGGAAATGGGGTTGCGCGGCCGGGCGCGCGTGGAGCAGAGCTTCAATATTGCGCGCCAGACCGAGAAGCTGGAGTCGATTTACGACGAAGCCATCGACGCCGCGCGGCTTTCACGAATCGCATGA